The genomic region CCGTCCTCGGCCCGCAGCAGCACCCGGTCCACGGTGTGCCCGGCGTCCCGCAGCGCCGCCTCCGGCTCGGTGAACTGCGGGTGCACGACCACGGGTTGACGGACCTTCAGCGCGCGCGCCAGCAGCACGAAGGCCTCGGCGGCGCCCGCCGTGAGCAGCACCCGCTCCACGGGCAGTCCGTGCCGCGCCGCCACCGCGGCCCGCGCGGCCCGCCCGTCCGGATAGGCAGCCAGCCCGTCCAGCGACTCGGCGACGTGCGCGCGCAGCCAGTCCGGCGGAGTGCCCGCACGGACGTTCACCGCGAGGTCGACGAGCGCCGAGCCGTCGTCGCGCACCTCGGCGTCGCCGTGGTGCCGAAGGTCGTGCGCGTCACCGTGTCCGCCGGGGCGGTATCCGCCCGGGCCGCCTCTGCCGTCTATGTCGTCCCCGTCGTTCCTGTCAGTGCGCATGGGAGGGTGCGTGGCCGTCGTGGTGGTGATGTCCGTGGTGGTGCCCGCCGTCGTGGTGGCCGTCGTGGTGGCCGTCGTCGTCCGGGTGGAAGTGCGGCTGCTGGGGGAGCCCCACCTTGTCCTCGAAGCCGGGCAGCGCGATGCGGTAGACGCAGGAGTCGCAGTTCATCCGCAGATCACCCGCGACCGCCTCCCGGTAGCGCTCCATGACCAGGTCGAGCAGTTCCGGCTCCGGCCCGATGACGTCGGCCGAGACCACCTCGACCTCCGGATGCGCGGCCGCCCACCCCTCGGTCTGCTGCCGCACCCGGTCCGGGAGGATACCCGTGAAGAGGAAGTAGGGGAGTACCACGATCCGGCGCGCGCCCAGCTTCACACAGCGGTCCAGGCCCGACGGCACGTCCGGCGCGGCCAGCGAGACGAACGCCGTCTCCACGCCCGCGTAACCCCGCCCCTCCCACAACAACCGCGCCGCCTTGTGCACTTCGGCGTTGGCGTCCGGGTCGGTCGAGCCGCGCCCGACGAGCAGGACGGTCACCGCGGCCCGGTCCTCGGGTGTCCGCCCCGAGCCGCCGAGCGCCTCGTCGAGCCGCCGCTCCAGCACGGTGAGCAACGCCGGGTGCGGGCCCAGCGGACGCCCATACGTGTACGAGATCCCGGGGTGCCGCTCCTTCTCACGGCTCAGCGCGGCCGGGATGTCGCCCTTGGCGTGCCCGGCGGACACCAGCATCAGCGGGACCGCGGCGAACCGGCGCACCCCCTGCTCGACCAGTTCGGCGACGGCCTCGCCGAGCGGCGGCGGGGACAGCTCGATGAAGCCGCCCGCGACAGGCAGCCCGGGGTTGCGGCGGCCCAGCTCGCGTACGAAGTCACGGAAGGCCTCGGCACCCGCGTCGTCCCGGGTGCCGTGTCCGGCGATGAGCAGGGCGGGGGCGGGGGTGGTCACGATTTCTCCTTGGACTGGAACGAGGACTCGGCCCGGGACTGGGAGTCAGCCCGGGACTCGGACTGGGACTGGGAGTCAGCCCGGGGCACGGGGTGGTACAGCAGGGCGTTGAGCGCCGCCGCGGCGACCGCCGAGCCGCCCTTCTCGGACACGTTGCTGACCGCGGGCAGCCCGCTCTCGCGGAGCGCGGCCTTGGACTCGGCCGCGCCGACGAAACCGACGGGCAGCCCGATGACGAGCGCCGGAGCGGCGTCCAGCGTGAGCAGCTCTTCGAGCGCGGTCGGGGCGCAGCCGATCACCCAGATCGCACCGGGCCCGACCTGCTCGTACGCGAGCCGGACCGCGTGGGCCGAACGGGTCAGCCCCGGACCGGACACGGCGTCCTTGAGCCGGCAGACGGTGTCGCGCCGGGTGATGCCCGCCGCGACCATCTCCACGTCCACCACGACGGGCGCCCCGTCGTGCAGCGCCCGGTGGGCCCTCTCCAGCGCGGCCTCGTCGGTCACGAGGTCGGTCGCGTAGTCGAGGTCGGCGGCGGAGTGGATCACCCGCTCCACGACGGCACGGGTCAGCGGCGGGAAGTGCGAGGTGTCCAGGCGGGCCCGCAGCCGCCGGAAGGACTCCTGCTCGATGGGGTGCACGATCCGGGCCCCGGGGTCCATGGTCCGGGCTCCGGGGTCCATGGTCCCGGCGCCGTGGTCCATGGTCCGGGCCCCGTGGTCCACGGTTCGGGCCCCGTGGTCCGTGATCCGGTTCTCCGGGAACACCCCGCTCACTGCGCTCACTTGGACTCCTCCTGCCAGCGGTAGCCACGCGGCGTCACCATACGCCCGGCGATCTCACGGGTCGCCGTGTTGCCCACGGTCACCACCGTCATCATGTCCACCGTCGCCGGATCGAGTCCGGAGAGGGTGGTCAGGCGGCTGGATTCGTCGGGGCGCGAGGCGTTGCGTACGACTCCCACGGGCGTCGTCGGCTTCCGGTGCTGGGCGAGGATCGTGAGCGCCTTCGGGAGCTGCCAGTCGCGGCCCCGGCTGCGCGGGTTGTAGAAGGTGACGACGATGTCGGCCTCGGCCGCCGCGCGCACCCGGCGCTCGATGACCTCCCACGGTGTGTGCAGGTCGGAGAGGCTGATCGACACATGGTCGTGGCCGAGCGGCGCGCCCAGGATCGCTCCGGCCGCGAGCGCGGCGGTCACCCCGGGCACCCCGACCACGTCGATGTCGTCGGACGCCTCCGCGAGCGCGGGCGACGCCATCGCGTACACGCCCGCGTCGCCGCTGCCGATCAGCGCGACCGCCTGCCCGAGCCGGGCCTCGGCCACGGCCGTCCGGGCCCGCTCCTCCTCGGCGCCGAGCCCCGACTCCAGGATCCGGGTGCCCGGGAGGAGCAGGTCGCGGATCTGGTCGACGTACTGGTCGAGCCCGACGAGCACCGAGGCCCGGCGCAACTCGTCCTTCGCGCGGGGCGTCAGCAGGTCCCGGGCGCCGGGACCGAGGCCGACCACCGCGAGCCGCCCGCGCACCGGCCTGCGTACGACGGCGCAGGTCGCCATCGCTGGCCGCGCGGCCGACTTGCGCTTGGGGACCAGGAGTTCGCCGCCGCGCAGCAGGGCGGCGGCCTCCGCCACCGACGGGGTGCCGACGGCGGCGAGGGGCGCGTCCGAGGGGTTCGGCACGTCGACCGCCGCCAACTCCTCGGCGCCGTACGTCACCACGGGCACCCCGAGCCGCTCGGCCGCTCCGAGAATGCCGGGCTCATCGGCCTTGGCGTCCACGGTGGCGAACTCGGCGACGGACTTCGCCGAAAGACCGGCGTCCCGGAGCGCGTCCTCGACGAGCCCGAGCACCTCGTCGACAGGAGCGCCCTTGGAGGCACCGACGCCGACGACGAGAGAGGGCGGCCGGAGCACGACCTCACTCTCGGCGGGCTCAACAGCCCTGTCACTGACGCGAATTGAGTACGCCCCGGTCTCGGCGACCCGAAGCGGCGGAAGCGGCCAGGCCACGTCGGCCTTCAGTGCAACTGCTTCCCCGTCGAGCATGGCCCGGGACACCCCGGCCACATCCCCTTCCACCGGCAGGCCGAGCATGTCGAGCCCCGGCAGACCCACGGAGTCGGTCGCCGTCGTCACGACGGGTTCGGCACCGAGCAACTCGCCCACCGCGCGGGCGAGTTCATTGGCGCCACCGCCGTGGCCCCCGACCAGGGACACCGCGAACCGCCCGCCCTCGTCGACACACACGATCCCGGGATCGGACGCCTTGTCGATGAGCAGCGGCGCGACGAGCCGCACCACGGCTCCCGTGGCGAGGAAGCACACAAGCTGCTCACACTCCGCGAAGGCCCGCCGTACGGCGTCGCCCACGGGCCCCTCGTACACGCGGGTACGGCCCGGCCAGGCCGAGGCCACCCGCTGACAGCCCGCCGAACCGGCGGCCGTCGCGGAAATCAGGCCGATCACTGAGCAACTCCTTCATCGCGCGCCGGAGGCCGGACGCCCCACAGCAGGAAAACGGGATTGGTCGCCGCGAGCCGGGTGACATCCCCCGGCAGCGGCGCCAGCCGGGACGACTGCAGCAGTACGCCGTCACAGTCGAGCCCGGCCGCGACCAGCGCGTCCCGGACCGCCGGAACCCGGTCGAGGGCGGCCATCGCCACGACGACCGACCGCCGCGCCCGTCGGGCACAGGCGGTCACGATGGCGGGCAGTTCCCGGCCGCCCCCGCCGATGAACACGGCGTCGGGGTCGGGCAGGTCGGACAGCACGGTCGGCGCGGCGCCGTGCACGGCGGTCACGTCGACCCCGTGCGCGGCGGCGTTGGCGCGGACCCGTTCCACACCGTCCAGGGTCTTCTCCACGGCGGTCACGGCGGCCCCGAGCCGTGCGCATTCCACGGCCACCGAGCCGGAGCCCGCGCCGATGTCCCACACGTGCTCACCGAGCCGCGGCCCGAGCCGGGCCAGCGCCAGCGCCCGTACCTCGAACTTGGTGATCATCGAGTCCCGGTGGGTGAACTCACCCTCGTCCAGGGCCCATTGGGCGGGTCCGGGCGGCGGCCCCGCGATCGTACGCACGGGGGAGAGGACGCGTGACTCGTCGAGACAGAGCACGACGCTCACCGCCGGCCCCCAGTCGCGGGCGGCGGCCTCGGCGGGCGTGACCCGCTCGACCCGCTCCCCGGACTGCGAGGCGGAGCCCGAGTCCGGGGCGGTGCCGGTGCCGGTGCCGGTACTGGCACCCGAGCCAGTGCCCGAGTCCGCGCCCGCCCCCAGCGCCGAAGCAACCACCAACACCCGCCCGCTCGACCGGAGCGCGGCCCCGAGTTCCGCGGGTCCGGAGCCCGGCCCCGTCAGCACCGCCACCTTGGGGTGGGCCCGGCAGACGTTCACGGCGGTCCGCAGAGCACGCCCGTGCGCGCTCACGACCACCGCGTCGTCCCAGGTCAGCCCGAGCCGCGCGAAGGCGGTGGCGACGGACGACACCCCCGGGTGGACCGCCAGCCGGTCGGCCCCGAAACGCTCCGCGAGCGCCCGGACGATCCCGAAGAACCCGGGGTCCCCGGAGGCCAGCACGACAACTCGCCCCTGGTCCGCGGGCTTCTCCAGATACTGCTCGATCGCGTCGAGGGCGGGCGCGAGCGGACCGAGGACGACTCGCTCGGCCGTGTCCGGCATCGTCGTCGCGGCGGCCAGATGGCGTCGGCCGCCCACGACGAGCCCCGCCCCGGCCAACGCGGCCCCGGCGTCCGGCGAAAGGGGCGCCCCCGTACCCGTACCGACGACGGTGATCACGGAGTGACACCCTGAGTACCTCGCGCACCCTGAACGCCCTGTGTACCCTGTGCACCCTGTGCACCCTGTGTCCGCAGCGCCCTGCGGGCCTCCGGATCGGCCTTTCGGAAACCGTGGAAGTGGCCGGGGTGGTAGAGGTGCGAGCGCGTGCCGTGTGCGTCGAGGGCCGGGCCGACCAGGAACAGCGTGTGCTTCCAGAGCTTGTGCTCCTTGACGGTCTCCTCCAGCGTGCCGATCGTGCACTTCACGATCAGCTCCTCCGGCCAGGTCGCCTGGTACGCGACCACGACCGGCGTCGACGTCGGATAACCGCCCTCCAGCAGCTCCCGTACGAGCTGTCCGCTGCGGGCGGCCGACAGGAACAGCGCCATCGTCGTGCCGTGCCGCGCGAACTCCCGTACTTCCTCCCCGGGCGGCATCGGCGTCTTGCCGCCGCCGAGCCGGGTGAGGATCACGGACTGCGCGACCTCGGGGATGGTCAGCTCACGCTGGGCGAGCGCGGCGACGGCCGAGAAGGAGGAGACGCCGGGCACGATCTCGGTCTCGATGCCGATCTCCGCGCACCGGTCGGCCTGTTCCTGCGTACCGCCCCAGAGCGCGGGGTCGCCGGAGTGGATCCGGGCGACTCTCAGCCCGGTCTCGGCGGCGCGTTCGTACACGGCGACGACGTCCTCCAACGACATCGTCGCCGAGTCCAGGATCTCGGCTCCCTCACGCGCGTGTTCGAGAACCTCGGCCTGTACCAGGCTGGCCGCCCAGATCACGACGTCGGCCTCGGCGATGGCGCGCGCGGCACGGAACGTCAGCAGGTCGGCGGCACCGGGCCCGGCCCCGACGAAGGTCACCTTGCCGGTGGGGGCATCGGCCATGGGATGGGGTCCTCTCCTACGGGTGCTGCGGGTATCGCTACGGGTAACGCAGGGGGTTTCGGGGGCGCTTCGGGACGTCATCACACGTATTCCGGAAGCCGTGCGGGCTCGGGCGTGCGGCGGACGTGCGTGAACACGGGTTGATCGGATAGCAAGGGCCTATGGCGGTGTTCGTCGCGCTCGGCGCGTTCCTCATGACGCTGGCCGGCGGCTGGACGGCGCAACGCGTCACCGACCGCCGCCACCTCGTCCTCGGTCTGGCAGGCGGTCTGATGCTGGGCGTCGTCGGCCTGGATCTGCTGCCGGAGGCGCTCGACGCGGCGGGTGACGAGATCTTCGGCGTCCCGGCCGCGCTGCTGCTGTTCGTGGCGGGCTTCCTGCTGGCGCACCTGGTGGAACGCCTGCTGGCCGCACGACAGGCGGCGCACGGGGCTGAGGAGCACGACGGCCGCGCGCCCGAGGTGGGCCTGACGGCCGCCGCCGCGATGGTCGGCCACAGCGCGATGGACGGCGTCGCGATCGGCGCGGCCTTCCAGGTCGGCGGCGGCATGGGAGCGGCCGTGGCCGTCGCCGTGATCGCCCACGACTTCGCGGACGGCTTCAACACGTACACGATCACGACGCTGTACGGGAACGCCCGCCGCAAGGCGATCGCGATGCTGTTCGCGGACGCGGCGGCACCGGTGGTGGGCGCCGCCTCGACGCTTCTCTTCACGATCCCCGAGCATCTGCTCGGCGGCTATCTCGGCTTCTTCGGCGGCGCGCTGCTGTATCTCGCCGCCGCCGAGATCCTCCCCGAGGCCCACCACGAACACCCGGCGCGCTCCACACTTCTGTGCACGATCGCGGGTGCGGCCTTCATCTGGCTGGTGGTGGGCATCGCGGAGTGAGGCGCGCGGATACCGCCCTCTGACGGAAGTCACTGTTCCGCTGACGGGAGTCACAACTTTCCGCCGCGTCCGCCGTCGCGCCGCGCGGGCGCGATGAGCGTCGAGAGATAGGGCAGCGGGGTGCCGTCCAGCTCGCCCGCGGGCCGAATGGACTCGTCCGGCAGCCCCAACGCCGACCCCCACACGGCATCGTCGAGCCGCCCGGTCTCCCGCAGCGCCGCGGCGACTTCCTGGGCCAGCCGCCCGAACTTGTACGCGACGACGGTGCCGGGCCCGTTGAGGGCGTCCTTGAGCGCGCCGGCCCCGGCGGTGACGGGCACGAGCGTCAGTGGTTCGGTGCCCTCCGTCAGCACGGCCCCGGAACGGGCGGCGAGGTCCTGCATGGCGGTGATTCCGGGCACGGTCTCGACGACCGTCCCCGGTACGGCGTGCGCGATGGTCTGCGCGAGATAGGTGAACGTGGAGTACACGTTCGGGTCGCCGATGGTCGCGAACGCCACGGTCCCGTGCGTACGCAGCAGCCCGGCCACCCGCTCCCCGGCGGCGTCCCAGGCGGCCTCGCGGCGCCCCCGGTCGGACCGCTCGTTGAGCGCGAAGACGACACGTACGACCTTGTCCTCGGACACGTAATGCAGAACGGTCGCCTCGGCGCGCCCCCGCTCCCCGCCATCCGTCCCATCGGGCGCGGCCATGACGGGCACGACGACGACATCGGCCGCCCGGAGGCAGTTGACCCCCTTGACGGTCACGAGCTCGGGATCCCCGGGCCCGACCCCGACCCCGATCAGCCTGCTGTTGCCCATGACCCGACACACCTCTCCACGAACCGACGGGCGACACCGGGCGCGGACGCCCAATGCGTATGCAGATAACTCGCGTGCACGCCCTGCTGTACGAAACCTTCGACCCGCCGCACCGGAGCACGCAGCCCCCAGGCGGGGGCCACCCCCGCCCCGGGCTCCACGACGGTGCGGTGAAACTCATGCCCGCGCATCCGGCTGCCGGCCTCGGCCAGCACACTGTCGGACACGGCGACGGCGTCCCGATACCCCAGGGTCAGCCGCTCGTCCATCCGCGCCTTCGCGTCGATCACCCCGCACATGGGCCGCCCGTCGAGCTCGCGCGAGAGATACAGCAGCCCCGCACACTCGGCGGCGACGGGAGCCCCACGCTCGGCGAGCGAGGCAACGGCCTTGCGGAGGGGTTCGTTGGCGGACAACTCAGGTCCGTACACCTCGGGAAACCCGCCCCCGATGACCAACCCCCGTGTCCCTTCGGGCAGTTCCTCATCCCGAAGCGGATCGAAGGTGACGACATCGGCCCCGGCCGCGGCAAGCAACTCGGCATGCTCGGCATAGGAGAAGCTGAAGGCGGCCCCACCCGCTATGGCAATCCTCGGGCCATCCAGCCCGTCCGGCGTTTGAGGACGAGGCCGTTCAGGCCGATACGGGGGTCTGGGGGCAGAGCCCCCAGGGTCGGGAATGGGAAGGGGCGGCGGGGGCGAGGAACCCAAGACCTCAGCCGCATCCCACGCGCCACCGGGCAACGATCCGGCCCCACGCGCCAACGCGAACAACGCATCCAGATCACACCCGCCCCGCACCTGCGAGGCCATCGCCGCAACAGCCGCAACCGCCTCCACCCGCCGCTCGGCAACAGGCACCAGCCCAAGATGCCGAGAGGGAGTACCCACCTGCTCAGCCCGCCGCAGGACACCCAGCACAGGCACCCCCGACGCGTCCAACGCCTCCCGAAGCATCCCCTCATGCCGATCGGACCCCACCTTGTTCAGGATCACTCCACCGATCCGCACCTCCGGATCCCAGGAGGCAAACCCGTGCACCAGCGCGGCCACGGACCGCGACTGCGAAGAGGCGTCCACGACCAACACCACAGGCGCCCGCAGCAACTTCGCCACATGAGCGGTAGAGGCCAACTCCCCTTCCCCCGCCGCCCCGTCGAACAGCCCCATCACCCCCTCGACGACCGCGAGATCACACCCCCGCGCGCCATGGGCGAACAGCGGCGCGACCAGCTCCGCCCCACACAGATAGGCGTCGAGATTCCGCCCCACCCGCCCGGTGGCGAGCGCGTGATACCCGGGATCGATGTAGTCGGGCCCCACCTTGTGCGGGGACACGGCAAGTCCCCGCGAGGCGAACGCGGCCATCAACCCCGTGGCAACGGTGGTCTTGCCGCTGCCCGAAGAGGGCGCGGCGATGACCAGCCGAGGGACGGAAGAACTCACCACTCGATGCCTCTCTGCCCCTTCTGGCCCGCGTCCATGGGGTGCTTGACCTTGGACATGTCGGTCACGAGGTCGGCGAGTTCGAGAAGCTTCTCGGGGGCGTTGCGCCCGGTGATCACGACATGCTGGGTCCCGGGCCGGTCCCGCAGCACGGAGACGACCTCGTCGACGTCGACCCACCCCCAGTGCATGGGGTAGGCGAACTCGTCGAGCACATACAGCTTGTACGTCTCGGCTGCGAGGTCGCGCTTGACCTGCTCCCAGCCCTCGCGGGCCTTCTCCTCGTTGTCCATCTGGTCATCCCGCTGAACCCAGGACCAGCCCTCACCCATCTTGTGCCAGTCGACGGCCCCGCCTTCATCGGATGCCCCCAGCACCCGAAGCGCGTTCTCCTCGCCGACCTTCCACTTCGCGGACTTGACGAACTGGAAGACCCCGATGGGCCAGCCCTGATTCCAGGCCCGCAGCGCGAGCCCGAAGGCGGCGGTGGACTTGCCCTTCCCGATCCCGGTGTGCACGACCACGAGCGGCCGATTGCGCCGCTGACGAGTCGTCAGCCCGTCGTCGGGCACCACACTCGGCTGTCCCTGCGGCATTACGCGGCCCTCCTGCTGTTGCCCTGAACATCCCTGACGAGCCCGGCGATCGAGTCGGCCCGCAGCTCGTCCAACGTCACGGCCGTACCGCCGAGTTCACCCGCGAGCTGCGCGGCGAGCCCGAGCCGTACGGGCCCGGACTCGCAGTCGACGACCACGGACGCGACCCCGTCGGCGGCGAACAGCCGAGCGGCCCGTCCCGCCAGCGCGACCGGCTCAGGCCCGCCCGTCGCCCTGCCATCCGTCACCACGACCACCAACGCCCGCCGAGCCGGATCCCGCAACCGCTCCACCCGCAACACGTCATGCGCCCGCAGCAACCCGGCGGCAAGCGGCGTACGCCCACCCGTGGGCAGCGACTCCAGCCGTACCGCGGCCGCGTCCACCGAAGAGGTGGGCGGCAGCGCCACCTCGCCCGTCGACCCGCGGAAGGTCACGAGCCCCACCTTGTCGCGCCGCTGGTAGGCGTCGAGGAGCAGCGACAGCACCGCCCCCTTGACCGCGCTCATCCGCTGCCGGGCGGCCATCGACCCGGAAGCGTCCACGACGAACAGCACGAGGTTCCCCTCACGCCCCTCGCGCGTGGCCTGCCGCAGATCGTCGCGCCGGACCACGAGGCCAGGCCCCGACCGGCCGCGCGCCCGCTGATGGGGTGCCGCGGCCTGCACGGTGGCCGCCAAGTGCAGCTTGGTGAGGGCCCCTTGGGGCCGACGGGCCCCGGTGGTCCGCCCATGCTCGGTCCGCGCCCGCGACCGCCGCCCGGCCGCGCCCTCGCCGAGACCCGGCACGCTCAGCACCTTCGTACGGAAGGGTTCGGCGGCCCGTACGGGAGCCTGCTCGCCCGCGCCCGGCGACGGGGCCTGCCCGCTCTCGGAGGGCTCACCCTGCGCGGGCACCTCACCGGAACTCTCGCCGCCATCGTCGTCGGGCCCTTCCTGAGGCGGCTGCCCGCCGCCTCCGTCGGGCCCGTCCGGATCCGGATCCTCGTCGCCGGAGTCGCCGGAATCATCGGATCCCCCCGAGCCGTTGGAGCCGTCCCCGCCCCCGAACTCCTCCAACGTCTCGTCGAGCTTGTCCTCGTCAAGTCCCGGTGCGTCAAAGGGATTTCGCCGACGCCGGTGCGGCAGCGCGAGCAGCGCGGCCTGCCGTACGTCCTCGGCCAGCACCTCCGTGCGCCCGGCCCACGCGGCCAGCGTGGTGGCGGTCCGGGCCATCACGATGTCGGCCCGCATCCCGTCCACCTCGAAGGCCGCGCAGGTCGCCGCGATCTGCCGCAGCGGCCCGTCGCCGAGCACGACCGACGGCAACAGCTTCCGCGCGGCCACGATCCGGGCTCGTACCGCGGTCTCCTCGTCGGCCCAGCGCGCCGCGAAGCCGTCCGGATCGTCGTCGTACGCGAGCCGCCGCCGTACGACCTCCACCCGCTGATCGGGCTCGCGCGAGGCGGCCACCTCGACGGTCAGCCCGAACCGGTCGAGCAACTGCGGCCGCAGCTCGCCCTCTTCGGGGTTCATGGTCCCCACCAGCAGGAACCGGGCCGCATGCCGTACGGAGACACCTTCGCGCTCCACGTACGAGGCACCCATCGCGGCAGCGTCCAACAGCAGGTCGACCAGGTGGTCGTGGAGGAGGTTGACCTCGTCCACGTAGAGGATCCCGCGGTGCGCGTCGGCCAACAGGCCGGGCTCGAAGGCCTTCACGCCCTCGGCCAGCGCCCGCTCGATGTCCAGCGCGCCCACGAGCCGGTCCTCGGAGGCGCCGACCGGCAACTCGACCATGCGCGCGGGCCGTTGGACCCCGGCACCCACCTCGTGCGGCCCGTCCGGGCACGCCGGGTCGGGAGCGGCGGGCGCACACGAGAACCGGCACCCGGCGACGACGTCCACTTCAGGCATGAGCGCCGAAAGGGCGCGCACGGCCGTCGACTTGGCGGTGCCCTTCTCGCCGCGGACCAGCACGCCGCCCACCGCGGGCGACACGGCATTCAGGAGCAGCGCGAGCCGCAGGTCGTCCTGGCCGACCACGGCCGTGAACGGG from Streptomyces sp. NBC_00878 harbors:
- a CDS encoding sirohydrochlorin chelatase is translated as MTTPAPALLIAGHGTRDDAGAEAFRDFVRELGRRNPGLPVAGGFIELSPPPLGEAVAELVEQGVRRFAAVPLMLVSAGHAKGDIPAALSREKERHPGISYTYGRPLGPHPALLTVLERRLDEALGGSGRTPEDRAAVTVLLVGRGSTDPDANAEVHKAARLLWEGRGYAGVETAFVSLAAPDVPSGLDRCVKLGARRIVVLPYFLFTGILPDRVRQQTEGWAAAHPEVEVVSADVIGPEPELLDLVMERYREAVAGDLRMNCDSCVYRIALPGFEDKVGLPQQPHFHPDDDGHHDGHHDGGHHHGHHHHDGHAPSHAH
- a CDS encoding precorrin-8X methylmutase, whose translation is MDPGARIVHPIEQESFRRLRARLDTSHFPPLTRAVVERVIHSAADLDYATDLVTDEAALERAHRALHDGAPVVVDVEMVAAGITRRDTVCRLKDAVSGPGLTRSAHAVRLAYEQVGPGAIWVIGCAPTALEELLTLDAAPALVIGLPVGFVGAAESKAALRESGLPAVSNVSEKGGSAVAAAALNALLYHPVPRADSQSQSESRADSQSRAESSFQSKEKS
- the cbiE gene encoding precorrin-6y C5,15-methyltransferase (decarboxylating) subunit CbiE → MITVVGTGTGAPLSPDAGAALAGAGLVVGGRRHLAAATTMPDTAERVVLGPLAPALDAIEQYLEKPADQGRVVVLASGDPGFFGIVRALAERFGADRLAVHPGVSSVATAFARLGLTWDDAVVVSAHGRALRTAVNVCRAHPKVAVLTGPGSGPAELGAALRSSGRVLVVASALGAGADSGTGSGASTGTGTGTAPDSGSASQSGERVERVTPAEAAARDWGPAVSVVLCLDESRVLSPVRTIAGPPPGPAQWALDEGEFTHRDSMITKFEVRALALARLGPRLGEHVWDIGAGSGSVAVECARLGAAVTAVEKTLDGVERVRANAAAHGVDVTAVHGAAPTVLSDLPDPDAVFIGGGGRELPAIVTACARRARRSVVVAMAALDRVPAVRDALVAAGLDCDGVLLQSSRLAPLPGDVTRLAATNPVFLLWGVRPPARDEGVAQ
- a CDS encoding ZIP family metal transporter, which produces MAVFVALGAFLMTLAGGWTAQRVTDRRHLVLGLAGGLMLGVVGLDLLPEALDAAGDEIFGVPAALLLFVAGFLLAHLVERLLAARQAAHGAEEHDGRAPEVGLTAAAAMVGHSAMDGVAIGAAFQVGGGMGAAVAVAVIAHDFADGFNTYTITTLYGNARRKAIAMLFADAAAPVVGAASTLLFTIPEHLLGGYLGFFGGALLYLAAAEILPEAHHEHPARSTLLCTIAGAAFIWLVVGIAE
- the cobM gene encoding precorrin-4 C(11)-methyltransferase, which gives rise to MADAPTGKVTFVGAGPGAADLLTFRAARAIAEADVVIWAASLVQAEVLEHAREGAEILDSATMSLEDVVAVYERAAETGLRVARIHSGDPALWGGTQEQADRCAEIGIETEIVPGVSSFSAVAALAQRELTIPEVAQSVILTRLGGGKTPMPPGEEVREFARHGTTMALFLSAARSGQLVRELLEGGYPTSTPVVVAYQATWPEELIVKCTIGTLEETVKEHKLWKHTLFLVGPALDAHGTRSHLYHPGHFHGFRKADPEARRALRTQGAQGAQGTQGVQGARGTQGVTP
- a CDS encoding cobyrinate a,c-diamide synthase; protein product: MSSSVPRLVIAAPSSGSGKTTVATGLMAAFASRGLAVSPHKVGPDYIDPGYHALATGRVGRNLDAYLCGAELVAPLFAHGARGCDLAVVEGVMGLFDGAAGEGELASTAHVAKLLRAPVVLVVDASSQSRSVAALVHGFASWDPEVRIGGVILNKVGSDRHEGMLREALDASGVPVLGVLRRAEQVGTPSRHLGLVPVAERRVEAVAAVAAMASQVRGGCDLDALFALARGAGSLPGGAWDAAEVLGSSPPPPLPIPDPGGSAPRPPYRPERPRPQTPDGLDGPRIAIAGGAAFSFSYAEHAELLAAAGADVVTFDPLRDEELPEGTRGLVIGGGFPEVYGPELSANEPLRKAVASLAERGAPVAAECAGLLYLSRELDGRPMCGVIDAKARMDERLTLGYRDAVAVSDSVLAEAGSRMRGHEFHRTVVEPGAGVAPAWGLRAPVRRVEGFVQQGVHASYLHTHWASAPGVARRFVERCVGSWATAG
- the cobI gene encoding precorrin-2 C(20)-methyltransferase; the encoded protein is MGNSRLIGVGVGPGDPELVTVKGVNCLRAADVVVVPVMAAPDGTDGGERGRAEATVLHYVSEDKVVRVVFALNERSDRGRREAAWDAAGERVAGLLRTHGTVAFATIGDPNVYSTFTYLAQTIAHAVPGTVVETVPGITAMQDLAARSGAVLTEGTEPLTLVPVTAGAGALKDALNGPGTVVAYKFGRLAQEVAAALRETGRLDDAVWGSALGLPDESIRPAGELDGTPLPYLSTLIAPARRDGGRGGKL
- the cobO gene encoding cob(I)yrinic acid a,c-diamide adenosyltransferase codes for the protein MPQGQPSVVPDDGLTTRQRRNRPLVVVHTGIGKGKSTAAFGLALRAWNQGWPIGVFQFVKSAKWKVGEENALRVLGASDEGGAVDWHKMGEGWSWVQRDDQMDNEEKAREGWEQVKRDLAAETYKLYVLDEFAYPMHWGWVDVDEVVSVLRDRPGTQHVVITGRNAPEKLLELADLVTDMSKVKHPMDAGQKGQRGIEW
- the cobJ gene encoding precorrin-3B C(17)-methyltransferase, which encodes MIGLISATAAGSAGCQRVASAWPGRTRVYEGPVGDAVRRAFAECEQLVCFLATGAVVRLVAPLLIDKASDPGIVCVDEGGRFAVSLVGGHGGGANELARAVGELLGAEPVVTTATDSVGLPGLDMLGLPVEGDVAGVSRAMLDGEAVALKADVAWPLPPLRVAETGAYSIRVSDRAVEPAESEVVLRPPSLVVGVGASKGAPVDEVLGLVEDALRDAGLSAKSVAEFATVDAKADEPGILGAAERLGVPVVTYGAEELAAVDVPNPSDAPLAAVGTPSVAEAAALLRGGELLVPKRKSAARPAMATCAVVRRPVRGRLAVVGLGPGARDLLTPRAKDELRRASVLVGLDQYVDQIRDLLLPGTRILESGLGAEEERARTAVAEARLGQAVALIGSGDAGVYAMASPALAEASDDIDVVGVPGVTAALAAGAILGAPLGHDHVSISLSDLHTPWEVIERRVRAAAEADIVVTFYNPRSRGRDWQLPKALTILAQHRKPTTPVGVVRNASRPDESSRLTTLSGLDPATVDMMTVVTVGNTATREIAGRMVTPRGYRWQEESK